From Weissella diestrammenae, a single genomic window includes:
- the udk gene encoding uridine kinase has product MALSRPVVIGVTGGSGSGKTTVSHEIFNRLQGESVVMLAQDAYYNDQTDLTMAQRRTVNYDHPDSFDTALMVQHLKQLINREAIQEPIYDYVESNRAKETQLVEPADVIIAEGVLLFVDPELRDLLDIKIYVDTDDDIRFIRRLQRDMVERGRSADSVIQQYLATVKPMHHQFVEPTKRYADVIIPEGGENLIAINMLESQIRAILNPD; this is encoded by the coding sequence ATGGCATTATCACGTCCAGTAGTTATTGGTGTTACAGGCGGATCGGGGTCTGGAAAAACAACGGTCAGTCATGAGATATTTAATCGATTACAAGGTGAATCAGTTGTGATGTTAGCACAAGATGCATATTATAACGACCAGACCGATTTGACGATGGCACAAAGGCGTACCGTAAACTATGATCACCCAGACTCATTTGACACGGCATTAATGGTTCAGCATCTCAAACAATTGATTAATCGCGAAGCAATTCAAGAACCAATTTACGATTATGTTGAATCAAATCGTGCAAAAGAGACGCAATTAGTTGAGCCGGCAGATGTTATCATTGCCGAAGGCGTACTGTTGTTTGTGGACCCTGAATTACGCGATTTGTTAGATATTAAAATTTATGTTGATACTGATGATGATATTCGTTTCATTCGTCGCCTCCAACGGGACATGGTTGAAAGAGGACGTTCGGCAGATTCTGTGATTCAGCAATATTTAGCAACGGTTAAACCGATGCATCATCAATTCGTAGAACCAACCAAACGATACGCAGACGTCATTATTCCTGAAGGTGGCGAAAATCTGATTGCGATTAATATGCTCGAATCGCAAATTCGAGCTATTCTAAACCCTGATTAA
- a CDS encoding Bax inhibitor-1 family protein, with translation MDNFSFNHEEPRIVNPDASGLNAFFRKVYSFMGMALLVTAASSFLGVTVFAKQVIALTTGLVPSLIMFALLMGIGVMAARATMSNPGRAFGLLMAYSVLMGVFLTTLFMMMNLQTIFAAFITTAALFGGMATYGLVTRRDMTKMSSLLFGSVIALVVGGLINLFFFNSIVYLAISVIGVVVFALMTAYDMNKLKQMYYQVAGQQTAEQGVAVYGALTLYLDFINLFIYILRLFGIFGNQD, from the coding sequence ATGGATAATTTTAGTTTTAATCATGAGGAACCGCGTATTGTTAACCCCGATGCATCAGGGTTAAACGCGTTCTTTCGAAAAGTGTATAGTTTCATGGGCATGGCGTTACTTGTAACGGCAGCCTCATCGTTTCTTGGCGTAACAGTCTTTGCAAAACAAGTAATTGCTTTGACAACTGGGCTTGTCCCTTCGTTGATTATGTTTGCCTTGTTAATGGGGATTGGTGTGATGGCCGCCCGCGCAACGATGTCTAATCCAGGCCGTGCTTTTGGTCTCTTAATGGCATATAGTGTGTTAATGGGTGTGTTCTTGACGACACTCTTCATGATGATGAATTTGCAAACAATTTTTGCGGCGTTTATCACAACTGCTGCATTGTTTGGTGGGATGGCAACGTATGGCTTAGTGACGCGACGCGATATGACTAAAATGAGTTCACTCTTGTTTGGAAGTGTAATCGCATTAGTTGTCGGTGGCCTCATTAATCTATTTTTCTTTAATAGTATTGTTTATTTAGCAATCTCAGTCATTGGTGTTGTTGTCTTTGCATTAATGACGGCATATGATATGAATAAGTTGAAGCAAATGTACTATCAAGTTGCTGGACAACAAACTGCTGAGCAAGGTGTGGCTGTTTATGGCGCCTTGACACTATACTTGGATTTCATTAATTTGTTTATCTATATTTTGCGATTATTTGGTATTTTTGGTAATCAAGATTAA
- a CDS encoding sugar transferase, translated as MARRPQYVYAKRFLDISVALFALISLSPVFAIIIPFYWFGENRGPIFYRQRRIGEYGKPFYIFKFRSMVVGAEQKLADNPRLYHQFVANGYKLPTAEDPRITRFGAFVRKTSLDELPQFFNILIGDMTVIGPRPIVEKELKEYKTPERVTKFLSVRPGAMGLWQGSGRSDVQYPKRADIELEYVDNASMWFDFVVLFKNFIAIFTARGAE; from the coding sequence ATGGCTAGACGGCCTCAATATGTATATGCAAAAAGGTTCTTAGATATTTCAGTGGCGTTGTTTGCCTTGATTAGTTTATCGCCAGTTTTTGCTATTATTATCCCGTTCTATTGGTTTGGCGAAAATCGGGGTCCTATTTTTTATCGTCAGCGACGAATTGGTGAATATGGGAAACCATTTTATATTTTTAAATTTCGTTCTATGGTAGTTGGCGCGGAACAAAAGTTAGCTGATAATCCACGGCTTTATCATCAGTTTGTGGCTAATGGATATAAATTACCAACTGCTGAGGATCCTCGTATTACGCGTTTTGGGGCCTTTGTCCGAAAAACAAGTTTAGATGAGTTACCACAGTTTTTTAACATTTTAATTGGTGATATGACTGTGATTGGTCCAAGACCTATAGTAGAAAAGGAACTAAAAGAATATAAGACACCAGAACGCGTGACCAAATTCTTGTCGGTTAGGCCTGGCGCAATGGGACTCTGGCAAGGTAGTGGTCGCAGTGACGTTCAGTATCCAAAGCGAGCAGATATTGAATTGGAATATGTAGACAATGCAAGCATGTGGTTTGATTTTGTTGTATTATTCAAAAATTTCATTGCAATTTTTACAGCGCGAGGAGCTGAGTAA
- a CDS encoding heavy metal translocating P-type ATPase, with amino-acid sequence MIQKKYQQYQSPIILSALILILISSALNLVASETFFIWLGFVVATLLTGLPIIFQALQSIRFHIISIELLVSIAVVGAFAIGEFSEAAIVTFLFALGNLLEQRAIHRARASIKALTDLTPKFVHKLMPNQAWQDVPVAQVDVGDQVKTKAGEVIAVDGEIIAGTGSVDESSLTGEAQPVEKIQADGVYSGTMLVDGALTIQVTQIGDDTQFAKIVALIETAQDTKSPAERFINRFAARYTPIVLLIAVVTFIATHNIRLAITVLVLGCPGALVVGAPVSNVVGIGRAARQGIVIKGGDIMTKLPSTEAVVFDKTGTLTTGNMNVTDSVYTVANESHVMINTMIKSIEMQVGHPIAKALVRYLDQQSSSESMLDVNHLAIQSGLGVQAEIGKDTILIGNQALMTKNQVKMTGAIRHQILKMQSQSVSLVYVAISNRLTAVFGVEDDVRPEAKNVIKELRQAGIKHVAMLTGDRMTSAQLVAKQLDISDVQAHLLPDDKVAYLRQLELNGQRTAFIGDGINDGPAIANAFVGIALGSGTDVAIETADIILPNANLKHLNDAYLIAKQTTKNMYENIFIAIMVVLFLFIGLFNQLITMTTGMFVHELSILVVIFNALRLVHSK; translated from the coding sequence ATGATTCAAAAGAAGTATCAACAGTATCAAAGCCCAATAATTCTCAGTGCCTTAATTTTAATTCTGATTAGTTCAGCACTAAACTTAGTGGCATCAGAGACATTTTTTATTTGGTTAGGATTCGTCGTGGCGACATTGCTAACTGGATTGCCAATAATTTTTCAAGCCTTACAATCCATACGCTTTCATATAATTAGTATTGAGTTGCTAGTTAGCATTGCAGTGGTCGGGGCCTTTGCCATTGGTGAGTTTTCAGAAGCCGCAATTGTGACATTTTTATTTGCTTTGGGTAATTTATTGGAACAGCGAGCCATTCACCGTGCACGCGCTTCGATTAAGGCATTGACTGATTTGACGCCAAAATTTGTGCATAAATTAATGCCCAATCAAGCTTGGCAAGATGTACCGGTGGCGCAAGTGGATGTTGGTGATCAAGTCAAAACAAAGGCCGGTGAAGTTATCGCAGTTGATGGGGAAATTATTGCTGGTACGGGGTCAGTTGACGAATCTAGTTTGACTGGTGAAGCGCAACCAGTTGAAAAAATCCAAGCAGATGGTGTTTATTCAGGCACAATGTTGGTTGACGGTGCATTGACAATTCAGGTAACGCAGATCGGTGATGATACACAATTTGCTAAAATTGTAGCATTGATCGAAACGGCTCAAGATACAAAGTCGCCAGCTGAACGGTTTATTAATCGATTTGCAGCACGTTACACACCAATTGTCTTGCTGATTGCGGTGGTAACATTTATTGCCACACATAATATTCGGCTTGCGATTACCGTGCTTGTGTTGGGGTGTCCAGGGGCTTTAGTCGTTGGTGCACCAGTGTCGAATGTTGTTGGTATTGGACGTGCAGCACGACAGGGCATTGTGATTAAAGGTGGTGATATTATGACAAAATTACCATCGACTGAGGCGGTTGTTTTTGATAAAACGGGCACATTGACAACCGGCAATATGAATGTGACAGATAGCGTTTACACCGTTGCTAATGAATCACATGTGATGATTAATACCATGATTAAAAGTATAGAGATGCAGGTTGGTCACCCAATTGCGAAAGCCTTGGTTCGATATCTTGATCAGCAATCCTCGTCAGAATCAATGTTAGATGTCAATCATTTGGCAATTCAATCTGGGTTAGGTGTGCAGGCAGAAATAGGAAAAGATACAATCTTAATTGGTAATCAAGCACTAATGACGAAAAATCAGGTCAAAATGACAGGTGCTATTAGGCATCAAATTTTAAAAATGCAAAGCCAATCTGTGTCACTGGTCTATGTGGCAATTTCAAACCGATTGACTGCGGTTTTTGGTGTCGAAGATGATGTGCGTCCAGAAGCTAAAAATGTCATTAAGGAGTTACGACAAGCTGGCATTAAACACGTGGCAATGTTAACTGGTGACCGTATGACGAGTGCACAATTAGTGGCTAAACAACTCGACATTTCAGATGTTCAAGCACACTTATTGCCTGATGATAAAGTAGCCTATTTAAGGCAACTTGAACTGAACGGTCAGCGGACTGCGTTTATTGGTGATGGTATTAATGATGGGCCGGCTATTGCAAATGCATTTGTTGGCATCGCCTTGGGGAGCGGGACCGATGTGGCAATTGAAACTGCTGATATTATTTTACCTAATGCTAATCTCAAACATTTAAACGATGCATATTTAATAGCTAAACAAACGACAAAAAATATGTATGAGAATATTTTTATCGCGATTATGGTGGTACTTTTTTTATTTATCGGCTTGTTTAATCAATTAATTACAATGACTACTGGCATGTTTGTCCATGAGCTGAGTATTCTTGTTGTTATCTTTAATGCCTTACGACTGGTGCACTCGAAGTGA
- the ytpR gene encoding YtpR family tRNA-binding protein, with amino-acid sequence MLIASYNLEAMGDVLVIMTAPSNKNDTAETKDDVTVIKNADGELVGVNLLHASEILNLTGAKGQVFLTADQVAKINAHLAATDFDSTLIADLDSKFVVGYVEKAEPHPDSDHLQITTTRISTDDTVQIVSGSPNMRAGIKVVVAKVGAMMPSGSIIWPGALRGVVSNGMIVSGREMGLPNAPQVPGAMILPDDFAEVGTSFDCQSVAAQNIFASE; translated from the coding sequence ATGTTAATTGCAAGTTATAACTTAGAAGCGATGGGGGATGTTTTGGTTATCATGACCGCACCATCAAACAAAAATGATACGGCTGAAACAAAAGATGATGTGACGGTCATTAAGAATGCTGATGGCGAATTGGTTGGGGTAAACCTTCTCCATGCAAGCGAAATACTTAATTTGACTGGCGCTAAAGGTCAAGTGTTCTTAACGGCTGATCAGGTAGCAAAAATTAATGCACATTTGGCAGCTACTGATTTTGATAGTACATTAATTGCAGATTTGGACTCTAAATTTGTCGTCGGATATGTTGAAAAGGCTGAACCACATCCTGATTCAGACCATTTACAGATTACAACAACTCGGATTTCAACGGACGACACAGTTCAAATCGTCTCTGGTTCGCCTAATATGCGGGCGGGTATCAAGGTAGTTGTCGCTAAAGTTGGTGCCATGATGCCATCAGGGTCGATTATTTGGCCAGGGGCATTACGTGGTGTTGTGTCAAATGGAATGATTGTTTCAGGACGTGAAATGGGATTACCAAATGCACCACAAGTACCTGGTGCCATGATTTTGCCAGATGATTTTGCTGAAGTTGGCACATCGTTTGACTGTCAATCAGTTGCAGCACAAAATATTTTTGCATCTGAATAA
- the pepA gene encoding glutamyl aminopeptidase: MDDKTWDRIVKYTELQGTSGQEFMVRKAFREDLAALVDEIYQNGLGGIYGVRQHSESSAPRIMFGAHFDEVGFIVKSITEQGLFEVKAVGGWNPYVVSAQRFTLFTRHSHLTVVSSSVAPHLLREQSGVNGAPTIDQILFDGGFTSSDEAISFGIQPGDFIVPQSHTEKLANQKTVVSKSWDNRFGLVTILDVLEKLKGQSLPNTLIMGANVQEEVGLRGVGPAVHQLQPDIFFGLDSSTADDIHGQHGQGHLGGGTILRVFDPGVIMPKKLKEFILDLANDEHIPLQYFVPNGGTDSAGAQSQNNGIPSVTLGVASRYIHTHQTIWSIDDFEAAKQLVETLALKLDSATIKDIIYGD; encoded by the coding sequence ATGGATGATAAAACATGGGACAGAATTGTTAAGTATACAGAATTACAAGGGACATCTGGCCAAGAATTTATGGTTAGAAAAGCTTTTCGAGAGGATCTCGCGGCTTTAGTTGATGAAATTTATCAAAATGGATTGGGCGGGATTTATGGTGTCCGTCAGCATTCTGAATCATCAGCACCACGTATCATGTTTGGTGCACATTTTGATGAAGTTGGATTCATTGTTAAATCAATCACTGAACAAGGATTATTTGAGGTAAAGGCAGTTGGTGGTTGGAATCCGTATGTTGTTTCGGCACAACGGTTTACCCTGTTTACTCGTCATAGTCATTTAACGGTTGTCTCGTCTTCAGTTGCCCCTCATTTATTGCGGGAACAAAGTGGTGTCAATGGGGCACCGACAATTGATCAAATTTTATTTGATGGTGGTTTTACATCGTCAGATGAAGCAATTAGTTTTGGAATTCAACCAGGCGATTTTATCGTGCCACAATCGCATACAGAGAAATTAGCAAATCAGAAAACTGTTGTCTCAAAGAGTTGGGATAATCGTTTTGGTTTAGTAACGATTCTAGATGTGTTAGAAAAACTAAAAGGTCAATCATTACCCAATACGTTAATTATGGGGGCTAATGTTCAAGAGGAAGTGGGATTACGTGGTGTTGGACCAGCCGTTCATCAGTTACAACCAGATATATTTTTTGGCCTCGACAGTTCGACAGCCGATGATATACATGGACAACATGGACAAGGTCATCTAGGTGGTGGCACAATTTTACGTGTCTTTGACCCAGGTGTTATCATGCCAAAGAAGCTTAAAGAGTTTATTCTCGACTTAGCAAATGATGAGCATATTCCGTTGCAATATTTCGTACCTAATGGTGGTACCGATTCAGCTGGCGCCCAGTCTCAAAACAATGGTATTCCTTCCGTCACGCTAGGTGTCGCATCACGGTATATTCATACACATCAAACGATTTGGTCAATTGATGATTTTGAAGCTGCAAAACAATTGGTTGAAACTCTGGCATTGAAGCTAGATTCTGCAACTATCAAAGATATTATTTATGGAGATTAA
- a CDS encoding MFS transporter — protein sequence MEMNQKKQLFSLPLLASNFASVFGDGIYRFALNWFLVATFGDAKLLGWLTGFGFVVFLACDLLVGILLDRYNRKLLLMGADLGGGIGLLILAWFLNPNQPQIWLLFVITFILNVDISFAYPAGRSILPDVIQRDRVARFNAWISMAFTSGQALGPLAGGVLLSFKWIDLRIFLLIYGVMLIITAGINALIRYHPEPMVREDTPIFQSIIAGYQYVFKTPKLFESMLLAMWANFFFEGFLIATPYLVQKIYGGDASSYSSMLSFAAIAGLLAGVVLARLPQLNSLKTAYLDLIVMGVALIIGAFLPILPVLTLLVILAGCVRTAVTVKVNTVNQQESQPNYLGRVMSISFFSIDLWVPLIVIMIGYIVEPLGAKILLMFGLLLLIGIGTIYWFVKKR from the coding sequence ATGGAGATGAATCAAAAGAAGCAATTGTTTAGTTTGCCATTATTGGCATCTAATTTTGCATCAGTTTTTGGAGATGGTATTTACCGATTTGCACTCAATTGGTTTTTGGTCGCAACTTTTGGAGATGCAAAATTACTCGGATGGCTAACTGGATTTGGCTTTGTCGTTTTTTTAGCCTGTGACTTATTAGTGGGCATTTTGCTTGATCGATATAATCGAAAACTGCTATTAATGGGTGCAGACTTAGGTGGCGGAATTGGATTACTGATTTTAGCATGGTTTTTAAATCCAAATCAGCCGCAAATTTGGCTGTTGTTTGTGATTACATTTATTCTGAATGTGGATATTTCATTTGCGTATCCAGCGGGTCGTTCCATCTTACCAGATGTGATTCAACGTGATCGCGTTGCTCGGTTCAATGCTTGGATTAGTATGGCATTTACTTCCGGTCAGGCACTTGGACCACTGGCTGGCGGTGTTTTATTATCATTTAAATGGATAGATTTACGTATCTTTTTGCTAATTTATGGTGTGATGTTAATCATTACGGCTGGAATCAATGCATTGATTCGTTATCATCCAGAACCAATGGTACGTGAAGATACACCAATTTTTCAGAGCATTATCGCTGGTTATCAATATGTGTTTAAGACGCCTAAATTATTTGAATCGATGTTATTAGCCATGTGGGCTAATTTCTTCTTTGAAGGTTTTTTAATTGCAACGCCATACTTAGTTCAGAAAATTTATGGGGGCGACGCAAGTTCATATTCATCGATGCTATCCTTTGCAGCCATCGCTGGTTTGCTTGCTGGAGTAGTGTTAGCACGTCTGCCACAGCTAAATAGCCTTAAAACTGCGTATCTTGACTTGATTGTGATGGGGGTGGCATTAATTATTGGTGCCTTCTTACCGATTTTGCCAGTGCTAACGCTGTTAGTGATTTTAGCGGGATGTGTTCGAACTGCTGTCACGGTTAAGGTGAATACAGTTAATCAACAAGAGAGTCAACCAAATTATTTAGGGCGAGTAATGAGTATTTCGTTTTTCTCAATTGATTTATGGGTGCCATTGATTGTGATTATGATTGGTTACATTGTCGAGCCTCTAGGTGCGAAGATATTACTAATGTTTGGCCTTTTGTTATTAATTGGGATTGGTACAATTTATTGGTTTGTGAAAAAACGATGA
- the murC gene encoding UDP-N-acetylmuramate--L-alanine ligase, with protein MNKDNVYYFIGIKGSGMSALALILHDQGYQVAGSDIDQYTFTQKPLEQAGIPIYSFDANNIKPGMVVIRGNSFEDDQVEVAAALEHQDGVIVVSYPEMVEALITQYTSIGVAGAHGKTSTTGLLAHVLSRIAPTSYLIGDGTGKGIPDARFFVFEADEYRRHFKDYTPDYSIMTNVDFDHPDYYTGIEDVFQAFNDFGQHVKKGIFAWGDDPNLRQLIVDVPVYYYGIDSDDDFVAKNIKRSTNGSSFDAYYHDELLGNFQVPLFGKHGILNSLAVIAVAYFEQIDLDLLRKELMSFQGVKRRFTEKTVGDVTIIDDYAHHPSEITATLDAARQKFPDRELIAVFQPHTFTRTIAYLDDFASSLNLADRVYLTEIFASARETVGDISSSDLGAKMTKFGGIVSPENVAPLMTHDSNPVVVFMGAGDVQNTEFAYEKILANTTMNLQ; from the coding sequence ATGAATAAAGACAATGTTTATTATTTTATTGGGATTAAGGGGTCAGGAATGAGTGCGTTGGCACTTATTTTACATGACCAAGGGTATCAAGTGGCTGGTTCAGATATTGATCAGTATACTTTTACACAAAAGCCACTAGAGCAGGCTGGCATTCCAATTTATTCATTTGATGCAAATAATATTAAACCTGGTATGGTCGTTATTCGTGGTAATTCCTTTGAAGACGATCAAGTAGAGGTGGCAGCAGCATTAGAGCATCAGGACGGTGTCATTGTTGTTTCGTATCCAGAAATGGTCGAAGCGCTAATCACACAATACACCTCAATTGGTGTTGCGGGTGCCCATGGTAAAACGTCAACGACAGGTTTGTTGGCTCACGTTTTATCAAGGATTGCACCAACGTCATACCTAATTGGCGATGGGACTGGGAAAGGTATTCCAGACGCACGTTTCTTTGTCTTTGAAGCGGATGAATATCGACGCCATTTTAAAGACTATACCCCTGATTATTCAATTATGACGAATGTTGATTTTGATCATCCTGATTATTACACAGGCATTGAAGATGTTTTCCAGGCATTTAATGATTTTGGACAGCATGTTAAAAAAGGCATTTTTGCATGGGGAGATGATCCCAATTTACGCCAATTGATTGTAGATGTACCAGTTTATTATTATGGTATTGATTCTGATGATGATTTTGTCGCAAAAAATATTAAACGTTCTACGAATGGATCAAGTTTTGATGCGTATTATCACGATGAATTGCTAGGCAATTTTCAAGTGCCATTGTTTGGGAAGCATGGCATTTTGAATTCATTAGCCGTGATTGCTGTTGCTTATTTTGAACAAATTGACCTTGATTTGTTGCGCAAAGAGTTAATGAGTTTTCAAGGCGTTAAACGCCGTTTTACTGAAAAAACGGTTGGTGACGTGACAATTATTGATGATTATGCACATCATCCATCAGAGATTACAGCAACTTTAGATGCTGCACGTCAAAAGTTTCCTGACCGCGAATTAATTGCAGTCTTCCAACCGCATACATTTACGCGAACTATCGCTTATCTTGATGATTTTGCTAGTTCACTTAATTTGGCGGATCGGGTTTATTTAACTGAAATATTTGCTTCAGCACGTGAAACGGTTGGTGACATTTCTTCCAGTGATTTAGGGGCTAAAATGACTAAGTTTGGGGGCATTGTTTCTCCTGAAAATGTTGCGCCATTGATGACCCATGATTCGAATCCGGTTGTGGTCTTTATGGGTGCTGGTGACGTGCAGAACACGGAATTTGCGTATGAAAAGATTTTGGCGAACACAACGATGAATTTACAATAA
- a CDS encoding response regulator transcription factor — protein sequence MLKILVVDDEPSIVTLLKYNLEKNNFSVITADTGLTAIEMVKKEQPDLIFLDVMLPGLSGVDVTSQLRHDQIETPIIMITALDDEIDKVLGLEIGADDYVTKPFNPREVIARARAVLRRYDVKKQSNVTELTNGVTVGDVTIDFDKMVVQKNGKYVKLTPKEYELLAYMAERAGRVLDRETILHGVWGFEFTGLDTRMVDMHLSHLRDKIEDNPKEPTILKTVRGFGYRFDLSPEK from the coding sequence ATGCTAAAAATTTTGGTTGTTGATGATGAGCCGTCAATCGTAACGTTATTAAAGTATAATCTTGAGAAAAATAACTTTAGTGTGATTACTGCAGATACTGGTTTGACTGCTATTGAAATGGTAAAAAAAGAACAACCGGATTTGATTTTCTTAGATGTGATGTTACCTGGATTAAGCGGTGTTGATGTGACTAGTCAATTACGTCACGATCAAATTGAGACACCGATTATTATGATAACGGCCTTAGATGATGAAATCGACAAAGTACTAGGATTGGAAATTGGGGCTGATGATTATGTCACAAAACCATTTAATCCCCGTGAAGTGATTGCACGAGCGCGAGCAGTTTTACGCCGTTATGACGTTAAAAAGCAGTCAAACGTTACAGAATTAACAAATGGTGTGACTGTGGGTGATGTCACGATCGACTTTGATAAAATGGTCGTTCAAAAAAATGGAAAATACGTTAAATTAACGCCAAAAGAATATGAATTGTTGGCTTATATGGCAGAACGAGCAGGCCGTGTTTTGGATCGTGAAACAATTTTGCATGGCGTTTGGGGCTTTGAATTCACAGGACTCGATACGCGAATGGTTGATATGCATCTGTCGCACTTACGTGACAAAATTGAAGATAATCCAAAAGAACCAACAATTTTAAAAACCGTGCGTGGTTTCGGATATCGTTTTGATTTATCTCCTGAAAAATAG
- a CDS encoding sensor histidine kinase translates to MKYVQRFIITTILATMIVTAYLIVINAFFYHIQIHSLKLAFGVVSMIGAVTALIMAWRRYLWDKQLNMFIERLERIQTNNRFDSGNILLPPKHSLHHLATAVNKLQAWQRAQIEVTTQNESALNTLWNNMPIGAIEIAPDRRILRINLQALQMLDMTQTNLGQHYDDVIVNHQLMMLLEKTLTDKKHAQDMITLQHEGVKHILDTTTEYYETSAGHFVLLALFYDVTELVNLQLTQNQFIANASHELKTPLTSIIGFTDTLLQGAADDEQVRAQFLQIIADEARRLLALTQDILALAKVVDQSESVTDKDHIHLATLVNDVTLSQQTSIVVNQLQVQNLVSNEIAFDYPIDAVRQILTNLISNAVKYNRPSGQIVIESHMTDKVLKIMVSDTGIGISSLNQEHIFERFYRVDKSRNHNIPGTGLGLAIVHDLVTQLNGKIALESQVGVGTRVSVSLPL, encoded by the coding sequence ATGAAGTACGTTCAAAGATTTATCATAACTACAATTCTGGCCACGATGATTGTGACGGCTTATCTCATTGTAATTAATGCCTTTTTCTATCATATACAAATACACTCGTTAAAATTAGCGTTTGGTGTTGTCAGTATGATTGGTGCTGTCACAGCGCTAATTATGGCGTGGCGTCGCTATTTGTGGGATAAACAATTAAATATGTTTATTGAGCGATTGGAACGTATCCAAACGAATAACCGCTTTGATTCCGGCAATATTTTATTGCCACCAAAGCACAGTCTGCACCATCTAGCGACAGCGGTGAATAAATTACAAGCCTGGCAACGTGCACAAATTGAAGTGACAACACAGAATGAAAGCGCACTTAATACATTATGGAATAATATGCCAATTGGTGCGATTGAAATTGCGCCAGATCGACGCATTTTGCGCATTAATTTACAAGCACTACAAATGTTAGATATGACACAAACCAATTTAGGTCAACATTATGATGATGTGATTGTTAATCATCAATTAATGATGTTATTAGAAAAGACATTGACTGATAAAAAACATGCACAGGACATGATTACATTACAGCATGAAGGCGTAAAACACATATTAGATACGACAACGGAATATTATGAAACCTCTGCTGGACATTTTGTCCTGTTAGCATTATTTTATGATGTGACAGAATTGGTGAATTTACAGCTTACCCAAAATCAGTTTATTGCTAATGCATCACATGAATTAAAAACGCCGTTAACATCAATTATTGGTTTTACTGATACGTTATTGCAAGGCGCGGCTGATGATGAGCAAGTGCGAGCGCAGTTTTTACAAATTATTGCAGATGAGGCACGCCGTTTATTAGCATTAACGCAAGATATATTGGCTTTAGCTAAGGTTGTTGATCAATCAGAGTCAGTGACAGATAAGGATCATATTCATTTGGCAACTTTAGTTAATGATGTGACCCTGAGTCAACAAACAAGTATTGTCGTGAACCAGTTACAGGTACAAAATTTAGTTTCAAATGAGATTGCCTTTGATTATCCAATTGATGCTGTTCGTCAGATATTAACTAATTTAATTTCAAATGCAGTTAAATATAATCGACCATCGGGGCAAATTGTTATTGAGTCTCATATGACCGATAAGGTGCTGAAAATCATGGTCAGTGATACGGGAATTGGTATTTCGAGCCTGAATCAAGAACATATTTTTGAACGATTTTATCGTGTTGATAAATCGCGAAATCATAATATTCCAGGTACAGGTTTAGGTTTGGCAATCGTCCATGATTTAGTAACGCAATTGAATGGTAAAATAGCATTAGAGAGTCAAGTCGGTGTTGGCACACGCGTGAGTGTGAGTTTGCCGCTTTAG